The following proteins are encoded in a genomic region of Oligoflexus sp.:
- a CDS encoding sigma-54 dependent transcriptional regulator, whose translation MSETVTSKDIIRGKRVLVVDDHRNIRLALRLALTEEGANIVEAETYAQALIQVGKIGPSNPPPFDAILLDIRLPDGSGLDFLKLLSHHGFASRVIMISGEGTVKEAYQATQMGAFDFIEKPFTPERILVSLSRCLDFHKIQAAHQKLSQEVLRGQEILGACEPIVQLRKMISKVANTNSRVLVLGESGTGKELIAKSLHRQSERRDQPLVKVNCAAIPQNLVESELFGHEKGAFTGAIRTKKGLFEQADSGTLFLDEIGELDLNVQAKLLRVLQSGEISRVGGEKIIEVDVRLIAATHRDLEGMIESGTFREDLYYRLNVVTLKSPPLRERGEDIRLLAQHFLEAACEEHSIGSRVLGPKAMEQICAYHWPGNIRELKNVLERVVILSESEEIEDIPDLAARLRGTKAKAEGSPSQPPPSPRTETVETASEEAASATNGGKESFAYETAIVPWEELHQSLGRSYIRFILGRAKGNVSEAARVLCLERAYLHRLMKKYGIQRDVIVSD comes from the coding sequence ATGAGTGAGACTGTCACGAGCAAGGATATTATCCGCGGCAAACGAGTCCTGGTCGTCGATGATCATCGCAATATCCGTCTGGCCCTGCGCCTCGCGCTGACCGAAGAAGGCGCGAACATCGTCGAGGCCGAAACCTATGCGCAGGCCTTGATTCAGGTGGGAAAGATCGGCCCCTCGAATCCGCCGCCCTTCGATGCGATCCTGCTCGACATCCGCCTGCCCGATGGCAGCGGCCTCGATTTTCTGAAGCTTTTGAGTCATCACGGCTTTGCCTCGCGGGTCATCATGATCTCGGGCGAAGGCACGGTGAAGGAGGCTTACCAGGCCACGCAGATGGGGGCTTTTGACTTCATCGAAAAGCCCTTCACGCCCGAACGCATCCTCGTCAGTCTGAGCCGTTGCCTCGACTTTCATAAGATTCAGGCCGCGCATCAGAAACTTTCGCAGGAAGTTCTGCGCGGGCAGGAAATCCTGGGCGCGTGCGAACCCATCGTGCAGCTGCGGAAGATGATCAGCAAGGTCGCGAATACCAATAGCCGCGTCCTGGTCCTGGGTGAAAGCGGAACCGGCAAGGAGCTGATTGCCAAGAGTCTTCATCGGCAATCCGAGCGCCGTGATCAGCCTTTGGTGAAGGTGAACTGCGCCGCGATCCCCCAGAACCTGGTCGAAAGTGAACTCTTCGGTCATGAGAAAGGCGCTTTTACCGGCGCGATTCGCACGAAAAAAGGGCTTTTTGAACAGGCCGACAGTGGCACCCTGTTTCTGGATGAAATCGGTGAGCTGGATCTGAACGTGCAGGCCAAACTTCTGCGCGTTCTGCAGAGCGGCGAGATCAGCCGCGTCGGTGGCGAAAAAATTATTGAGGTCGACGTGCGTTTGATCGCGGCCACCCACCGCGATCTGGAAGGCATGATTGAATCCGGCACCTTCCGCGAAGATCTTTACTATCGCTTGAATGTGGTGACGCTGAAATCACCGCCTCTCAGGGAACGCGGCGAGGATATCCGACTCCTGGCCCAGCACTTTTTGGAAGCCGCCTGCGAGGAGCATTCGATCGGTTCCCGCGTGCTCGGTCCCAAGGCCATGGAGCAGATCTGCGCCTATCATTGGCCGGGCAACATTCGCGAATTGAAAAACGTCCTCGAACGCGTCGTGATCCTGAGCGAAAGCGAGGAGATCGAGGACATCCCCGATCTTGCGGCGAGGCTGCGTGGAACGAAGGCCAAAGCGGAAGGCAGCCCGAGCCAGCCGCCGCCGAGCCCCCGGACCGAAACGGTCGAAACTGCGTCCGAAGAAGCCGCGAGCGCCACCAATGGCGGCAAAGAAAGTTTTGCCTACGAAACCGCGATCGTGCCCTGGGAAGAACTGCACCAGAGCCTCGGCCGGAGTTATATCCGTTTCATCCTGGGCCGTGCCAAAGGGAATGTCAGCGAAGCGGCGCGGGTCCTCTGTTTGGAGCGGGCTTACCTGCACCGGCTTATGAAAAAATATGGCATTCAAAGGGATGTCATTGTGAGCGACTAG
- a CDS encoding POTRA domain-containing protein — protein MLKALCVLILPGFLAGSGLAAERRLLLENVDVTGSQRLPTAFLERELHLTPGVSVTEEELTADRNRLLGTGLFQSVQFFLSKGQNPGEARLKIELVDDPGVFGTWAWGGSLGLTQDEGASDQFSGEFNPLSARAQIISRNLFNSLHRASAAVDYDGQGIMRGFHVAYGFPRFSKESVQFDARMEAADAQARYLDILGFGARGQAYWTFDQDNGTRLQYGLAIYMNNRGERFSLPGFPRTLIGPKVGLYRENRLLSFRPSEGYAYGASVILNSQGFHKMGYELEGAVTEGLWGQSMLTAQVQGLSVGFESLSYRGSLRWEQPLPILDEASDPGIYLQFTHGADHYKDYRYEGREARLGLRFHSAGLIADIALAFRTLPESMKDVLEQEWEP, from the coding sequence ATGCTCAAAGCCTTGTGCGTCCTGATCCTGCCGGGATTTTTGGCTGGATCCGGTCTGGCGGCGGAACGCCGTCTTTTACTCGAGAACGTGGATGTCACAGGCAGCCAGAGACTTCCGACGGCTTTTTTGGAGCGCGAGCTGCATCTGACGCCCGGTGTTTCGGTCACCGAAGAGGAATTGACCGCCGATCGCAATCGCCTCCTGGGCACCGGACTTTTTCAATCCGTCCAGTTTTTCCTTTCCAAAGGCCAGAATCCTGGCGAGGCCCGTCTGAAAATCGAACTCGTCGATGACCCCGGCGTCTTCGGCACCTGGGCCTGGGGCGGATCCTTGGGTTTGACCCAGGATGAAGGGGCCTCGGATCAGTTCAGCGGCGAATTCAATCCTTTGAGCGCCCGCGCGCAGATCATCAGCCGCAATCTTTTTAATTCCCTGCATCGCGCCTCGGCCGCCGTCGATTACGATGGCCAGGGAATCATGCGCGGCTTTCACGTCGCTTACGGTTTCCCTCGTTTTTCAAAGGAAAGCGTGCAGTTCGATGCGCGCATGGAAGCCGCTGATGCGCAGGCGCGGTACCTCGATATCCTCGGTTTCGGCGCGCGCGGCCAGGCCTACTGGACCTTTGATCAGGACAATGGCACGCGGCTGCAGTATGGTCTCGCGATTTACATGAACAATCGCGGGGAGCGTTTTTCGCTACCCGGTTTTCCGCGCACTTTGATCGGACCCAAAGTCGGCCTTTATCGGGAAAATCGACTTTTGAGCTTCCGCCCGAGCGAGGGTTATGCCTATGGGGCCTCGGTGATTCTGAACAGCCAGGGCTTTCATAAAATGGGCTACGAGCTGGAAGGCGCGGTGACCGAAGGGCTTTGGGGTCAGTCGATGCTCACCGCGCAGGTGCAGGGTCTGAGCGTAGGCTTTGAATCGTTGAGCTATCGCGGATCGCTCCGCTGGGAACAGCCGCTGCCCATTCTGGATGAGGCCTCGGATCCTGGCATCTATCTGCAGTTCACGCATGGCGCGGATCATTACAAGGACTACCGTTATGAAGGTCGCGAGGCTCGGCTTGGCCTGCGTTTTCATAGCGCCGGGCTGATCGCGGATATCGCGCTGGCCTTCCGCACCCTCCCGGAAAGCATGAAGGATGTGCTGGAACAGGAGTGGGAGCCATGA
- a CDS encoding YebC/PmpR family DNA-binding transcriptional regulator, whose product MAGHSKWKNIQHRKGAQDAKRGKIFTKLAKEITVAARLGGGDLESNARLRTVVVKARSNSMPRDNIERAIKKGTGELEAEQYVEKVYEGYGPGGVAVMVECLTDNINRTVADVRHAFTKFGGNLGTEGSVAYQFHKKGTIVYQRGKVKDFDRLFEVALEAGAEDVKEDEDAVEVICAPDAFNALKETLDKMGLEADVADIMRVPENYTALDSDKALSMQKLIDWLEDNDDVQNVYHNAEMPE is encoded by the coding sequence ATGGCAGGCCATAGTAAGTGGAAAAATATCCAGCATCGAAAGGGCGCTCAGGACGCCAAACGCGGGAAAATCTTCACAAAGCTGGCCAAGGAAATTACGGTGGCGGCCCGTTTGGGTGGTGGTGATCTGGAAAGCAACGCGCGCCTGCGCACAGTTGTCGTGAAAGCCCGCTCGAACAGTATGCCCCGTGACAATATTGAACGCGCCATTAAAAAAGGAACCGGAGAACTCGAAGCCGAACAGTACGTGGAAAAGGTTTACGAGGGTTACGGTCCAGGTGGCGTAGCTGTCATGGTTGAATGTCTGACTGATAATATCAACCGTACCGTGGCCGACGTGCGCCACGCCTTTACCAAATTCGGTGGCAACCTCGGCACCGAAGGTTCTGTCGCTTACCAGTTCCATAAGAAAGGAACGATCGTTTATCAGCGCGGCAAGGTCAAAGACTTTGACAGGCTCTTTGAAGTCGCTCTGGAAGCGGGTGCGGAGGATGTGAAAGAAGACGAGGATGCGGTCGAAGTCATCTGCGCGCCGGACGCTTTCAATGCCTTGAAAGAGACCCTCGATAAGATGGGACTGGAAGCGGACGTCGCGGACATCATGCGCGTACCGGAAAACTATACGGCGCTGGATAGTGACAAGGCCCTGTCGATGCAAAAGCTGATCGACTGGCTGGAAGACAATGATGACGTTCAGAACGTCTATCACAACGCCGAGATGCCCGAATAA
- a CDS encoding acyl-CoA carboxylase subunit beta, protein MLDTPPTKRQEAFDRLNALRSEAAQGGGEDRIKAQHKKGKMTARERIHQLLDPGSFTELDAFVTHDCQDFGMEQKRILGDGVITGFGTVEGRLVYIFSQDFTVFGGSLSAAFAKKICKVMDMAVRNGAPVIGLNDSGGARIQEGVASLGGYADIFYRNVQASGVVPQLSLIMGPCAGGAVYSPAITDFTLMVDQTSHMFITGPEVIKTVTGEEVTFEELGGSQTHTATSGVADLRSASEGDALLALRKMLSYMPSNNLDTAPFQALDQDPNTQRRIADAQKKLRDIMPDNPNQPYDMREVVRTVLDPDSFFELREEYAANMLIGFGRLGGHAVGIVANNPNHLAGCLDIDASVKGARFVRFCDAFNIPLLTFVDVPGFLPGTDQEKGGIIRHGAKLLYAFSEATVPRLTVITRKAYGGAYDVMNSKHIGADLNLAWPQAEIAVMGPEGACNIIFRNEIVSAANPNETRKQLVDSYSAKFATPYEAADRAYIDCVIFPEETRRYLLDGLKASMNKRVETPKRKHGNIPL, encoded by the coding sequence ATGCTCGATACACCCCCAACGAAAAGGCAAGAGGCCTTTGATCGGCTCAACGCCTTGCGTTCTGAAGCAGCCCAAGGCGGCGGCGAGGATCGCATCAAAGCCCAGCATAAAAAAGGCAAGATGACAGCACGCGAGCGCATTCATCAGCTGCTCGATCCCGGTTCCTTCACCGAACTCGATGCCTTCGTCACGCATGATTGCCAGGACTTCGGCATGGAGCAGAAACGCATTCTAGGGGATGGCGTCATCACCGGCTTTGGAACGGTGGAAGGGCGTCTCGTTTATATCTTCTCCCAGGATTTTACCGTCTTCGGCGGCAGTCTGAGCGCAGCGTTCGCGAAGAAGATCTGTAAGGTCATGGATATGGCCGTGCGGAACGGAGCGCCGGTGATAGGGCTGAACGATTCCGGTGGCGCGCGGATTCAGGAAGGCGTGGCGAGCCTCGGCGGCTATGCGGATATTTTTTATCGGAACGTGCAGGCGTCGGGCGTGGTGCCGCAGCTTTCTTTGATTATGGGCCCCTGTGCGGGTGGGGCGGTTTATTCACCGGCCATTACCGACTTTACCTTGATGGTCGATCAGACGAGCCACATGTTTATCACCGGCCCTGAAGTCATCAAGACCGTGACGGGTGAGGAGGTGACCTTCGAAGAACTCGGCGGCAGCCAGACCCATACCGCGACCAGCGGCGTCGCGGATCTTCGTTCGGCTTCCGAAGGCGATGCCCTGCTCGCGCTTCGGAAAATGCTGAGCTATATGCCTTCCAATAACCTCGATACGGCGCCGTTCCAGGCTCTGGATCAGGATCCGAATACCCAGCGCCGCATCGCGGATGCTCAGAAAAAGCTGCGCGATATCATGCCGGATAACCCGAACCAGCCTTATGATATGCGTGAAGTGGTGCGGACGGTTCTGGATCCGGACAGTTTCTTTGAACTTCGCGAAGAGTATGCTGCCAACATGCTGATCGGCTTTGGTCGCCTCGGCGGTCACGCGGTGGGGATCGTTGCGAATAATCCCAATCATCTGGCCGGCTGTTTGGATATAGATGCCTCGGTGAAGGGCGCGCGTTTTGTGCGTTTCTGCGATGCCTTCAATATCCCGCTTCTGACCTTTGTCGATGTGCCCGGCTTTCTGCCGGGAACCGATCAGGAAAAAGGCGGCATCATTCGCCATGGCGCGAAACTTCTTTATGCCTTCAGTGAAGCGACGGTTCCGCGCCTCACTGTAATTACCCGCAAGGCCTATGGCGGCGCCTATGATGTGATGAACTCCAAGCACATCGGTGCGGATCTGAACCTCGCATGGCCGCAGGCAGAGATCGCGGTGATGGGTCCTGAGGGTGCGTGTAACATCATCTTCCGCAACGAAATCGTGAGCGCGGCGAATCCGAATGAAACGAGAAAGCAGCTGGTGGATTCCTATTCGGCGAAGTTCGCGACGCCTTATGAGGCTGCGGATCGCGCGTATATTGATTGCGTGATCTTTCCCGAGGAAACCCGGCGCTATCTTCTGGATGGCCTGAAAGCGAGCATGAACAAGCGGGTTGAAACGCCCAAGCGCAAGCATGGCAATATCCCTCTTTAA
- a CDS encoding RNA methyltransferase: MSVWRNNFDEAHYPSDAWELLSPRLSPVRRERMQQVASQRTRHLRLVLQDVFDPHNVGACLRSAEAFGVLCCDQVNLYQKFGKISTVSRGADQWLEVRRFTDLDLYIQGLRAKGFKIAAAYPPGGTTMPLQALPLDAPLAVVFGNEREGLHKAWQDQVDYRFTIPMYGMVESFNISVSAALSLHTLTERCRVELPAEKYLLDAAAQKRLLDQWICRHSHNPDDELTRLRDQSSG; the protein is encoded by the coding sequence ATGAGTGTTTGGCGCAACAACTTTGATGAAGCACACTATCCTTCTGACGCCTGGGAGCTCCTGAGTCCCAGGCTCAGTCCCGTTCGTCGCGAGCGCATGCAGCAGGTCGCGAGTCAGCGCACGCGGCATCTGCGCCTTGTTTTGCAGGATGTTTTTGATCCGCACAATGTCGGTGCCTGCCTACGCTCCGCCGAAGCCTTTGGTGTGCTGTGCTGTGACCAGGTCAATCTCTACCAGAAATTTGGCAAGATTTCGACCGTGAGTCGCGGCGCCGATCAGTGGCTCGAAGTGCGGCGCTTCACAGACCTCGATCTTTACATCCAGGGCCTGCGGGCGAAGGGCTTCAAGATCGCTGCGGCTTACCCTCCTGGTGGCACGACCATGCCGCTCCAAGCGCTTCCCCTGGACGCGCCTTTGGCCGTGGTCTTCGGCAATGAACGCGAAGGCCTGCATAAGGCCTGGCAGGACCAGGTGGATTATCGTTTCACCATCCCGATGTATGGGATGGTCGAAAGCTTCAACATTTCGGTCTCCGCGGCTCTGAGTCTGCACACTCTCACGGAGCGTTGCCGCGTGGAACTTCCCGCCGAAAAATATTTGCTGGATGCCGCGGCGCAAAAGCGTCTTCTCGATCAATGGATCTGCCGTCACAGCCATAACCCCGACGACGAGCTGACTCGCCTGCGTGATCAGAGCTCGGGCTGA
- a CDS encoding sensor histidine kinase, with protein sequence MAERKALHLAWYQTTVVRAAALAILIILGGYVSGLNSIRQALHSLADMAYDEDLDQALGDYMDSLKELDTSKRQTLLLEMKAIIDEEPIGRFNEARIRDLLMKANINSLAPIDGIKIELLREKIEGPELAWLTRTELRVGRYMVSVPVSEVRQRFELVQQVKQKYELIEATWDKEIAPSLLLTNGLILIGAFSLVGLVLVWLVRRYVRNVQEVLRGFRRWSEEDPGFRLPGNLKGEMGMIAVQFNTMADEVELNRRKTLYLEKLASWQTMARKLAHEIKNPLTPIQMMVNQLQRKYKGEDEAFQTLLDEATKIIHEEVNALRRMVDHFSQFARLPDPTWEEADLLSLCQKLLELEKAAFPEHDLVLETKLASAPIMMDSQLMKQVIMNLIKNAAEASIGRKAHIAVQLEKTARHYIVNVVDDGPGIREEDLGRIFEAYYTTKHTGPSPGMGLGLAICKKIVMDHQGELTVTSQPGHTVFRIQLPSEHHHTEVLSS encoded by the coding sequence GTGGCTGAACGCAAGGCTTTGCACCTGGCCTGGTATCAGACGACCGTGGTTCGCGCGGCGGCTCTTGCCATTCTGATTATTCTCGGCGGCTATGTGAGCGGCCTGAATAGCATTCGCCAGGCGCTCCATAGCCTTGCGGACATGGCCTATGATGAGGACCTGGATCAGGCCCTCGGCGATTACATGGATTCCCTGAAAGAGCTGGACACATCGAAGCGGCAAACGCTTCTTCTGGAGATGAAGGCCATCATCGACGAGGAACCTATCGGCCGCTTCAATGAAGCGCGCATTCGTGATCTTCTGATGAAGGCGAACATCAATAGCCTCGCGCCGATTGATGGCATCAAGATCGAACTCCTGCGGGAAAAAATCGAAGGACCGGAACTGGCCTGGCTTACGCGCACGGAACTGCGCGTCGGACGTTACATGGTCTCGGTGCCGGTGAGTGAGGTGCGGCAAAGGTTTGAACTCGTGCAGCAGGTGAAGCAGAAGTACGAGCTGATTGAAGCGACCTGGGACAAGGAAATCGCGCCGAGTCTTCTCCTTACCAACGGACTGATCCTGATCGGAGCCTTCTCCTTGGTCGGACTCGTCCTCGTCTGGCTCGTGCGCCGCTACGTGCGGAACGTGCAGGAAGTTCTGCGCGGGTTTCGCCGCTGGTCGGAAGAGGACCCGGGCTTTCGCCTGCCAGGCAATCTTAAAGGTGAAATGGGCATGATCGCCGTTCAGTTCAACACCATGGCCGATGAAGTGGAACTCAACCGGCGCAAGACGCTTTATCTGGAAAAACTCGCGTCCTGGCAGACGATGGCCCGGAAGCTGGCGCATGAAATCAAAAATCCTCTGACACCGATCCAAATGATGGTCAATCAGCTGCAGCGCAAATACAAGGGCGAGGACGAGGCCTTTCAAACACTGTTGGATGAAGCCACCAAGATCATTCATGAGGAAGTGAATGCACTCCGCCGCATGGTGGATCACTTTTCGCAGTTTGCCCGCCTGCCGGATCCCACCTGGGAAGAGGCCGACCTTTTAAGTCTTTGCCAAAAGCTTTTGGAGCTGGAAAAGGCGGCCTTTCCGGAACATGACCTGGTTTTGGAAACAAAGCTTGCCTCGGCTCCGATCATGATGGATAGTCAGCTTATGAAGCAGGTCATCATGAATCTGATTAAAAATGCCGCGGAAGCGAGCATCGGTCGCAAGGCGCACATCGCGGTTCAGCTGGAAAAGACCGCGCGGCATTATATCGTCAATGTGGTCGACGATGGCCCCGGGATTCGCGAAGAGGATCTGGGCCGCATCTTTGAAGCTTACTACACCACCAAGCATACCGGCCCGAGTCCCGGCATGGGCCTGGGTCTGGCCATCTGTAAGAAAATCGTGATGGACCATCAGGGTGAACTGACCGTCACGAGCCAGCCGGGTCACACCGTATTCCGCATTCAATTACCCAGCGAACATCATCATACCGAGGTTCTTTCATCATGA
- a CDS encoding AMP nucleosidase translates to MALRTKQDIVGNWLPRYTGTALEEFGKYILLTNFSDYVRRFSARFNQPIKGLDRPMQTCSDGKNLTMINFGIGSANAATVMDLLSAIKPKGVLFLGKCGGLKDTTEIGHFILPIAAIRGEGTSDDYLPKEIPAMPSFKLHKFVSEKIVEAGLDYRTGVIYTTNRRVWEHDDDFKHRLQKLRAIGIDMETATIFACGIANEISRGALLLVSDVPMTPEGVKTEESDRKVSGQFVDLHIDIGIKAMTDIEGKGEKIKHFRY, encoded by the coding sequence ATGGCACTTCGCACCAAACAGGACATCGTTGGCAATTGGCTCCCCCGCTACACTGGAACGGCTTTGGAAGAGTTTGGCAAGTACATCCTGCTGACGAACTTTTCTGATTATGTTCGGCGGTTTTCGGCTCGTTTTAATCAACCCATCAAAGGACTGGATCGGCCGATGCAGACCTGTTCCGATGGGAAAAACCTCACCATGATCAACTTCGGCATCGGCTCGGCCAATGCCGCCACCGTCATGGACCTTCTGAGCGCCATCAAACCCAAGGGCGTTCTTTTCCTAGGGAAATGCGGCGGTCTGAAAGATACCACCGAAATCGGACATTTCATTCTGCCCATCGCCGCGATCCGGGGCGAGGGCACATCCGACGATTACCTGCCCAAAGAAATCCCGGCCATGCCTTCCTTCAAACTGCATAAGTTCGTGTCGGAAAAAATCGTCGAAGCTGGTCTCGATTATCGAACAGGCGTGATCTACACAACCAACCGCCGGGTATGGGAGCACGACGACGATTTCAAACACAGGCTGCAAAAACTCCGGGCCATCGGCATCGACATGGAAACGGCCACCATCTTTGCCTGCGGCATTGCCAATGAAATCTCGCGCGGCGCTTTGCTTTTGGTATCCGACGTACCCATGACTCCGGAAGGGGTGAAGACCGAAGAAAGCGATCGTAAGGTCAGCGGACAATTTGTTGACCTTCATATCGACATTGGCATAAAAGCAATGACCGATATCGAAGGAAAGGGCGAGAAGATCAAACACTTCCGCTATTGA
- a CDS encoding acetyl-CoA carboxylase biotin carboxylase subunit, with amino-acid sequence MKKPLFNKVLVANRGEIALRIMRTLRDLEIPSVAIYSDADAGSLHRKYANEAVRLPGRASKDTYLNVEAILEAIRLTGADAVHPGYGFLSENAAFCAAVTKMGVKFIGPSDHAMHLMGDKVQAKAIMKKHNVPCVPGSDGALASVDELRELVKKIGYPIILKAAAGGGGRGMRIVRKDEELKDSFEACKREAISYFGDDTVFAERYVSNPRHIEIQVLCDGKTGVHLFERDCSVQRRHQKLIEEAPSRFLNDEQRQQLGEIAVRAALAADYEGVGTVEFICESPDRAYFMEMNTRIQVEHPVTEMITGVDLIQEQIRVAATGKLRLSQEDIKIRGWSIETRINAEDPAQDFMPNPGQITHLHLPAGPGMRVDTHIYAGYTIPSDYDSMVAKFISFGADRDEAIQRMLRALSEFECDGVPTTAKFHEVVLKHPAFVSGEFDTGFLALHQKEIDTALKGGPADEKYSRLFTAFQAQVKADGRSGNAVSLPSQWQLRARHESCRH; translated from the coding sequence ATGAAAAAGCCTCTTTTTAACAAAGTCCTGGTTGCCAATCGCGGGGAAATTGCGCTGCGCATCATGCGGACGCTCCGCGATCTGGAAATTCCCAGCGTTGCTATTTATTCGGATGCGGATGCCGGCAGTCTGCACCGCAAATATGCGAATGAAGCCGTTCGTCTGCCCGGTCGCGCCTCGAAGGATACCTATCTGAATGTCGAGGCCATCCTGGAGGCGATTCGGCTGACCGGCGCCGATGCCGTGCATCCGGGTTATGGATTTCTATCCGAGAATGCCGCGTTCTGTGCGGCTGTTACGAAGATGGGCGTGAAGTTCATCGGTCCGTCCGATCATGCGATGCATCTCATGGGCGATAAGGTTCAAGCCAAGGCGATCATGAAAAAGCATAACGTGCCCTGCGTGCCGGGGAGTGATGGTGCCTTGGCCTCCGTGGACGAGCTGCGGGAGCTGGTGAAAAAGATCGGCTATCCCATTATTCTGAAGGCCGCTGCGGGAGGTGGTGGTCGCGGGATGCGCATCGTGCGGAAGGACGAGGAACTGAAAGATTCCTTCGAGGCCTGCAAGCGCGAAGCGATATCCTATTTTGGGGATGATACTGTGTTTGCGGAACGCTATGTGAGCAATCCGCGGCACATTGAAATCCAGGTGCTCTGTGATGGAAAAACGGGTGTGCATCTTTTCGAGCGCGATTGTTCGGTGCAAAGACGCCATCAGAAGCTGATCGAGGAAGCGCCGAGTCGTTTTCTGAATGATGAGCAGCGCCAGCAGCTGGGTGAAATCGCTGTGCGTGCGGCTCTGGCAGCGGATTATGAAGGCGTCGGTACGGTGGAATTCATCTGTGAATCCCCTGATCGCGCCTACTTCATGGAAATGAATACGCGCATCCAGGTCGAGCATCCCGTGACCGAGATGATCACGGGCGTGGACTTGATTCAGGAGCAGATCCGCGTGGCCGCGACCGGCAAACTCCGTCTGAGCCAGGAGGATATTAAAATCCGCGGCTGGTCGATTGAAACGCGGATCAATGCCGAGGATCCCGCCCAGGACTTCATGCCGAATCCAGGGCAGATCACGCATCTGCATCTGCCGGCCGGTCCCGGGATGCGGGTCGATACGCATATTTATGCGGGTTATACGATTCCTTCGGATTATGATTCGATGGTGGCGAAGTTCATCAGCTTCGGTGCCGATCGTGATGAAGCGATTCAGCGTATGCTGCGGGCGCTGTCTGAATTCGAATGCGATGGCGTTCCGACCACTGCGAAATTCCATGAGGTGGTGCTGAAGCATCCGGCCTTTGTTTCCGGTGAGTTTGATACTGGATTCCTGGCTTTGCATCAGAAGGAAATTGATACGGCGTTGAAAGGCGGTCCGGCTGATGAAAAATACAGTCGGCTCTTTACAGCCTTCCAGGCCCAGGTGAAAGCCGACGGTCGCTCTGGAAACGCTGTATCGCTGCCTTCGCAGTGGCAGCTGCGAGCGCGCCATGAATCCTGTCGGCATTAA